The DNA region CATTCAGTTGGGGGTCCCTGCATAGAGTCTGGGGCTGGCCTCCCACTCTGCGGAGCCCCGGCAGCTAGTGGAGGCTCCCAGTAAGGACCACTGCCCCCCTGAGTCCCAGGCTCCATCTCAGACCCAAGTCtaatctctccttccttccctctcaacCAGGGCCAAGTCTAAACTCTCCATCCTCCGTGCTTCGTGCTGCATATGATTTTACTTTCCAAATCCCATTTTTGTGCCACTTCCTGACTCAGAAAACCTCAATGGCTTGACACTGGCAGGAGGTCCAAATTCCTCTGCCTGACTCCAAGCTTCTCCCAGACCAGGGATAGGACCGCCGCCCGCTCCCACCATTTATCTGTATTCCACCTACCATTCCTGCCAGACCAGCCACTGACTCTTCTCTGAATATGCCCTGAGCCGTGAGCTCCTGAAGGTTAGTGCCCCCGCGGGCCTGAAGCGCCATGCActaatttctctgagcctggaCATCCTAGTCATGCCACAGACCACATGCCTTCCCACATCTCCACGAAGCCCCGCTCCCTGCCCTCGCCCTTCCTGCAATTACAACCACCACACACGCATATGCTCTCTTGCTGACGATTCTCGCCTAACGAAACAATCAAGCCAATGACGATCGAGTGCCAGCTACACACacagcattgtgtgtgtgtgtgtgtgtgtgtgtgtatgtgtgtgtgtgtgtgtatgtgttgggaGGGCGGGGGGGATGGAAGGTGTGTAACACGAGGACTGTGCCTCCAGAAGGAGCCATCGTCAGTGGTTGTTAAAAGCAAAGGCTCCGGAGTTAAATAAACGACACAAGGTAGACCCGTCTCCTCCTCTATACACGGGGAGAAGTGTCTGCTCCACAGTGTCCTTAAAGGACGGAGTGAGGTAACCCCGAGCAGGTGCTCAGCAGAGCGCTCGGTCTGTAAGAAAGGGAGCCTGCTATCATTTTCACCCAGGTGCACAGGCCCAGGAGTGAGTGTCCACAGACAGATGCAGGTCTTTACACCTCCTCTGTGACCCCCAAAGAGCTTAGAGCAGTCCTCTGCACTGGGGAAGACCCCCACTCAGCTCCCTCCAGCCCACCTTGCTGGGCCCTACCCCCCAAGGCTCCCTGGAAAACCTCATTTGTGTTCCAGCGAAGCCGCTCTGGAGGCAGCAACGGACAGCGAGGAAGACACTCCAGCAGCTTCTTGGGGAGAAAGATCTTCAGGTGGTGGTTGTTCTCTAGAGGGGACCGGAAGGGAGGGCTCAGTGTGCTTACTCTGACACCTCCAACAACCCAGGGCAAAGGGGCTGAACCCAAAGCACTGGGGGGGACTGGAACCATGACATGGACAGCGGGGATCCAAGAATTCGAGGGTCACTGCAGCGGGAAGAAAGAAGGGCTGGGAACCTGGACAGTGAACTCACCGGCAACCTCGGTGGTGTCCTTGGTATTCATGGTGAGGGCTCCAGGGGGCAAGGTCACCCCCGGCCTgaggggccggggggagggggagtctgtGCTAGGAAGGGAGAGAACAAGGTCATGGCAGAAGCCCTCCCACACTGACCCAGGATGAGGAGGACGGGATGGGAGAGGGGTGCAGAACTGGGTTTTGATATCCAGGAAAGatgagggggcagggggaagaggccAGACTGAGATGTGAGGAGAGCTGGgcatggaggagagggagactccAGACGCGGCGCCAGGAGCCAGCACGAGTGGGGAGACACCACGGACATGGTCATCAGGAAGAGaccagtggggtgggggagggggaaggctggCGAGGCTGCGAGTCCCAGGCTCTACAGCAGGAGCTCTTCTGAGGCTGGGAGCTACCGTGGGGTCAGGGCCTGGGGGCTGGCACTCCGGGCACCTGGTCCTTGGAGGACTGTTCGGCAAATGGGAGCCTGGatgctggggggagggcaggagatcTAAGTCCGCTGGAGAGCTGGGCCTTACAAGACACACCCTGGGTTCCTTCTCGATTTGATACTtgcaaggggaagggcagatcTGATGACTGCTCGTaacctcctccctctcctccacgtTGGTCAGGGCCAGCTCGGATCTGGGCCAGGTACCCAGGCCCTGGCTTCCCACCCTCAGGACAACCCATCCTCCACTCCGAAGCTCacggccctccccacccctcccccaccagcgcTCTCCCCAAACGCCTCCGCTTCCCCTGTCCTCCAGGCCCACCGTACCCCATCTACCACTCTGGCTCCAGCCTGAGCCCCCACCCTCCCGAGGGAACAGATGGAAGCCGGAGGATGCTCTCTGCGCGGGCTCCAGGCGGCGGGCTCCGCCAGGTGTCcggggtggagaggggaggaggcccGTCCGCGCTGGCCGTGTGCAGGGCAGCTGGGTCGGGGTAAGGACTCCGCCCCAGGGCGCAGGTGCGCAGTCCCGGCCCGGCAGCCGGCCAGGGTGCGGAGCGGCCCGGGGCGGGGGTCCCCGGAGAAGCCCCGACGTGGGAGGGTCCGCCGCCCGCCAGCACGCAGGGGCGCTCCGGAGACGCCACGGGACAGAGCCCGAGGGCGCGCGGCGGCGAGGGTCGGGCCGGGGCGCGCGGTCCCCCGGAGGTGCCGGCGCCGCAGGTCCGCCGCGGGGCCCTGCGTGTTGCGGCGCCCCCTGGCGCGGGGGAGGAGGACGGGAGCCGGCGTGGGGGCGAgccgggaggaggggcgggggtcCCCGCGCCGCGCGCCCGCGGCCCGGCCCCGGAGCGGCGCCCCCTGGCGCGGGGGCGGAGAGGCGGGCAAGACGCCCCGGCTCTTACCTCCCGGGGTCCCGCGGGTGACGGCGGCAGCGGCCATTCTACCCCACACCGACCCCCCCCCGGCGCCCGCTGACAGCGGCGTCCGACGTCACTGCGCACGGGGCGGGGCTTCCCCGTTAAGGGGATGGGGGGCGGCCGGGCCGCCCTGGGCGGCggccgcggggcggggggcgcggggcggggcgggacaGCCGCGCCGCGGGCAGGCTTCCGGGGTCCcggaggggccggggaccctggGGCTCGGCGGGACCTAGGCCGACTTCACTTTGGCTGGTTCTTGCAGGAGGGGACGGCGCCCTCCCTCCCCACGAGCCTCTCCATCGCTGCTCCCCGGGCAGAAAGACACTCTGGGCACGACTTGCTTGCTTTTTAATGCCAGAACAGAGGAGGGAGCGCAGTGCCCGGGatcgggcctggggagggggcagtccGCCCTGGGGAGCCCCGCGAGGGGCGGGTTGACCAGGGAAGCCAAGGGGGCTGTTAGCGCCccgtgctgggggtgggggcaactGGGAGAGGCTAAGGAAAGGGAAACGCCTCGCTGTCACAGTCGAGGAGGCTCTAGGGCCGCCAGCAAGCCTGGGGCCCgtgaggcgggggtgggggtgggggtcatcTGGGACATCTGGGGCCTGAGGTCCGTCCTCACTCCTCAGACTGCACCTGCATCCCCCAGGGCTTGCAGAGGAGCTTCCTGCTGGCTGTGGCAGCGCTGTAGGAGGCCAGGGAGCCCAGCCGCCTGGGGAGGCAAGACCCCCCCTGGCCCAGGGGGCTCCAGGGAGACCAGAGCAGCTGTAAGGATGAGAAGAGCAGGAAAGGCGGTCTCTCCAGGTTTCCTAGCCCCCaagcccaggcacccctgcctctctgttttgtttttctccaggccagccacccaacctggggctctgggcttCCGCTGTCCCACCACGCAAGACCAGGCACCCCCGCACCCTCCTCCATCCCACCAGGTTCCTCCACCAGACCTGGGGCTGGCCACTGGTGAGAGGGTGGCCGTCTTCCTGTAGATAGGCagccctctcctcttccagaccCCGGTATTCGGTGGCGCTGGGGACTCTACGGCGGTCATCAGCTAGCGCCAGGGGCTCAGATGCGGCCCCAGAGCAGCCCCACTGGGCCTTCTTCTGTCTGTAGGGTCGTGAGGCCTAGGAACTCGGAGCCTGGAGGCCAGGCTTCCTATCGCTCCACTCTTCACCTCTCTGCCCTGAAATACTTCCTACTGGGACCCAGGGGTGTTATCACTGGACTTCCAACCCTCCACCCTCAGCTTCCTGCTCCCCTCAGATTGGAGCACCCTCATTCTGGGGACTCAGAGGTGACCTGTGGCTGCCTACTACCCTCCGGTTCTATGGACCTGTCAGGACCTTTCCTGTCTTCGGTGGCCCGTTTCCACTCCTTGCGGCCCCTGTGGTTCATCCTCCACCCCCAGTTCCCTCCCAGTCCCCGTACAGCCTCCAGTTCCTCCAAAGCTCTCAACCCCTTCCTTAGTTCAAACCCTCCTGCCCCCAAACCCTGCTTGGCTCCCAGAGCCCAGATGTCTCTCTCCTTACTCATTGATGAGTCTCTGTCGCCTCCTCAGATCCTCCAGGTGATAAGTGACTGCCCTCACCCGGGCTGGGATGCCCCCAGGTCCCTGCTGCATTCCTGCCAAATGCggcctccttctctttcttctgcaaAGCACCTCCGGTGGTGGGAGCCCCTCAGGGGGGTACAGGCCAGGCTGGGAGCATCCAGTGGCTCTCTGTGCCCAAGAATGGGGGCTAAGGGGCCAGAGGGCAGAACTGGGCCTCCCAAGGGAGGGCTTGGACTGAAACAGGGAGTCAGGGGTCTCGGGAAGCCCAGGTGGTGGAAACAGGGTGACGGATGCAAAGAAAGGAGGGCATGGTCCGTGCACTGGTTGGGGGACAGTGGAGGGAAGAGGTGATAAAGGTCAGCTGAGGATAGGATGGCAGTGGGTACGATTTTAACCGAGAAGTGCTGAAGGACACAACGTTCGTCAtaccagcaggggtggggtgtaCTGTTCTTCCGTCCAGGTGGGGCTGTAAAGCACACAAGGGGGGCTACTTGCAGAGGACACCCCCATCCCTATTGCTTCTCTGACCGCCTCTCCCAACCACCTGTCCGTCTGGCAGTAGGAGCTACGGTGTCCGTCGGCCAGTGGGCCATTGGTCCCCAGACGAGGGCTTATTGCTATAAGGCTTAGTGTAAAACTGTACAGCCTTATTTCCCCcgccttttctctgtgtctacCCACCTGGGCCCTTGGCTAAGGTTGTCCCAGAAGAGGTCTCCGTATCGCTGGGGCATCAGTCCGAGGCTCTGGGAAGGCAAGCCAGGGGGTGCAGATCGGCGGACCACCCTGGAACACCTGAGAAGAGGACAAGGGAGGCTCAGGACTGGCTCACCCCTCACAGCGCCCACTCACTCCACAGATTCGAGGGTCCCGTCTCTCCTTGCGACCGTATGGCTGCCCGGGACCCTCCAGCCACGTGCTCTCTTAGCCATTTCAGCTGAGGAGGTGGTGAGATTTCTGATTTGCTGGGGTGAGGGTAGAGACTAGCAGTTGTTTGAGCTGCAGATCTCGCCAAATCTCCAACGTCTGAGCCCTGCGACCAGAGACCATCGCATTCAGCTGTTAAAGAGGAAGGCCCCAGTGACTCCGCCGATGTGACAGGCAGGTTCTGTCCGGTCAATGCAAGGACCCAGCAGCGCAGGGTCTTCACTCTTCACTCCTGCTTTGTCTCCCCTAACTCAAAGAAACTACTATTGTAGGTAGCAAGGGGTGTGCAGAGCTGTTTGAGACAGGGCTCAATACTTCCAAAGTCCCCAGACTGGATGCCAACTGGTCTCCTGCTCCCCAGGGGAGTGTCCTAGGTCTTGGCCTGGGCCCTCTCTCTTCTCATCTCCATCTCTCCTTATGCGATCTCTCCCAGGCCTGTGACTTTAAATACTACCAACGTGCTAAGGACTCCCAAATCCATATCCTCCCCTGGACTCCAGACTTGGAGTCCACATCTCCTCCCCAGCCTTCCCCACCTCACGGGAAGGCCCCTCAAATGCCCAATTGCTAGAGACCACAAACCTGGTGTGCCTCACTTTCCCTCAACTGCCATATCCAGTCCATCAGCAAGTCGTCTCAGTTCTACATCTAAAATATAcccagattatttaaaataaaaaaatcaaaaaataaagtttcacttaaatttaaaaaagggggggatgcacttggctggctcagtaggtagagcacgAGAcgctcgatctcagggtcgtgcgttcaagccccacattgggcggcGTAGAGCCCacttagagtaaaaaaaataaaattttaaaaaagttgcatttaaattttaaaaagataaaaaataaaataaaataaaataaaatacatccgATTGGACCACTCCTCACTCTTTCCACTTCCACCGCCACTATTCCGGCTCATGTGCCCAGACTGTTACTGCGATGGGCTcctcccgctctccctgcttccatCCTAACCCCCCAATCATCTCTTCAGCCCGGAGCTGTGTGAGTAACCGTTTAAAACATGGTCGTGTGAAATGACAGACAGGTTgagatttacttcaaaataatctgaGTAGGAGGAGGCTGGACGGTCATATAGATGAAATGATCATCCCTAGAACAATAATTTTTGAAGCTGCCAGAAAGGGTACACTGGTTTCATGATGAGTATTTCTCTACTTCAGTATTTGTCGACATTTTTCACAATAAAGAAATcggggagaaagaaaacagtctcCTCATGTCATTTCCCTGCTGAAAACCTCCCACTGATTTCCACTCTCCTTAGGATAAAGTCCAGACCCTTTTCAGTGGCTTGTAAGGTCCTGTATGagctggcctctgcctgactgTCCGACtttaccctctgcctctcccttgaTGGCGAAGTTTCAGTTTCACTGGCCTGCTTCCTGGTCCTACAAGATACCAAGCTTATTTCTttcttggggctttttttttttttttttttgcccctacGATTCCCTTGCCCCCCGACCTGGGCTATTATCAGACTGGCTGCCTCTCACCTTTCAGATCTCAATTCAAACTCACCTCCCCCGAATAGTCTTCCACAATCACCTTATCTAAACTTGAGCCTCTAGgacattttgttttccattatattacactcctatttttctttttcatgatactTCTCACtaattgaaattatatttatgtttggacattctgtctcctctctccagaAGGTAAGCTCTGTCTTCCTATCCCTTATCTCTCTAATCGTTGAATCCGTGGTGCTGAATCTAGTGTCTAGAACATTGTAGTTCTAGACAAAAACTATGTGGAAcaaattaatgaatcattgatcCCCTGAGACCAGGCATTGAGCCTCTCGTTCCTTGTTTGCTACTCCTGTTGGGGAAGAAGCCAGGCGTGCAATCTTCCCTCCATCCCATCCCCACTGGGTGGGGAGGACTCACTTGGCAAAGGGGATGAGGTTGCCTCCATCTTCCTGCACGACTGGACTGGGCTGGGTGGCTGGACTGAGTCTCCTCATTGGTGCTGGGAGGATAATGGAAAATGAATCATTCACTCATGTCACGGCTGTAGGGATGAGACCAGCCGAAAGATCTAGAGATTGGCAAGAGGCTTTGTGGTTcgggaaaaaggaaggagagctTAAGGGGTATTTCTAGTGCTGAGCACCTTTGTGAGCTGAACACACACATGGTTTAAAGACAGTGAGCATAGGGAATGTGGACGTTcaaagataaataaggaaattaattttttggaGCCAAACGTACAGAGTAAGTGAGACCTACAGATGGCAACATGGGATGATGGAAGGACAGGTGGAGACTAGCTGGGGCAGAGGCGTTTGGGGGTCGTTGGTACCGAATCGGTGGTTGGGGGCAGTTAGACAACTGAGGGTTGGTGAGTAAATCAGGTATGACTTCATGAAAGTCACGTGGGCACAGGGCAGAGTGGTCCACTGGCGCCAAGGACGTCGGGAAGGAGGGGGCAGTCGGGACTGCCTACAGGTAAAGGTGAGCAGGCAGGTGAGCTGCACCTGCCTCAGCGGCGGCAGGAGATGACCAGCGAGCCGGGTGGGCCGGGCAGAAAGAGCAAGTAAGGATGCTAGAGAAGGGGTCTGAGCGGGGTGCCCCAGGCCCAAGGTGGGGGGCGAGCTCAAGGGGTCTAAGCAGGCGCGCCGCTCTCCTGGGCGGGGTGCAGCTGAAGGCGGGGCTGCACTCAACAGCGGGCGGGGAGGTGGcccagggcggggcggggggcccCTGAGCctcccggggcggggcgggggccaCGTGCAGGTGCGCCGGGCCGGGGGGGGTGGGGTCAGAGGGAGCGGAGGCCTGAGGGCGTAACCCGGCGAGGCAGAGGCCCGGcctgtgtggggaggggaggccgggCCCGAGACGGCACCCGGGCTGAGGCGGCGGCCGGCCTTCCGGGCTTGCGCCACCTGCGGGCCGGGCAGGGGAGCGGGCAGAGGACGGGACAGCGCCGCTGCCCGCGCTCGGCCCCGGCACCTGAGGCGGCGGCGCGGCGGGTTCTAGAACGCCAGGCCGGGCGCGGAGCAGAGAGGTGATGACGGGAGCCCAGGGGCGGAGTCGGCGCGCGGCGCacccgggggcggggcctgggcgggGCTACCCCTGGGCGGGGCGCGACGGGCGGCTCCGCCCCTGGGCGCGCCTCCGACGGCGGCGACGTGCGCGGGTCCGGGGCCTGGGTCCCCTCCAGGGCCCGCCCCTCTACCCCCCTCAAACCCTCcaacccccctccacccccctccgcccCGGCCCGGCTCCTCGGGCGCCGTAACCCTCCCGCTAGCCAGCGTCCAGCGCGCCTTTCTGCGCCCGTAGCTCGGTTCCCGGTCAGCTCCCGGCGGGCCCCACAGTCCGAGGGCATTGCCCCTTTAACAGCAGTTCCCGGGGCGCTCCCCGGCCTGAGTCGGGACGGCGCGCGCGCCCGgccgcgtgcgcgcgcgcgccgGTCCCCCGCCCCTCGCTCCCGCCCCAGCTCGCGCTGCCCGGGCGGGCGCCGGCCGCTGgcgccgctgctgctgccgcccccGGGGCGCGAGTCCGCCGCCCTCCGCCCGGGGACCCGGCGAGGGGCGGGGGCAGCCCCGAGCCCGCTCAGGATCAGCCGGCCGTCGTCTcacgccccccctccccgccccgggaAGGTCGCCCCCGTGCCCTCCGCCGAGCCGCTCGGGGAGCCCCGCCGCGACGAGGTgagcgctgggggtggggggagggcagaggagggaggggacgcCCGCCGAGGAATGTGccggctgggggggcggggagccgggGTCCCGGCCGGCCGCGGGAGCCGGGGTCATGTGCTGTTTGTCCCGCGGAGGCGCAGAGAGGTGCCAGGCCCGGGGCGGCCGTCGGGCGGCCGGCCGGGAGGGAGCACCGGGTCCGCATGGCCGCCCGCACAGGCCGGGACCCGGGTCCGCGCGGGGATCACCCGGCGGGCTGCGGGCAGGTGCCCCCGGCCGACCCCCGTGCCCGTGCCCCGGCCGCGCCACCCTCTTCCCAGCCCCATAAGCCGCGACGGCGTGACCAAGGCATGTCTCCGTCGTCGTCCCTGCCCTGGTCAGGGTCTGGGGGGTCAAGGCTGTGCTTCCTG from Ursus arctos isolate Adak ecotype North America unplaced genomic scaffold, UrsArc2.0 scaffold_14, whole genome shotgun sequence includes:
- the INCA1 gene encoding protein INCA1; the protein is MRRLSPATQPSPVVQEDGGNLIPFAKCSRVVRRSAPPGLPSQSLGLMPQRYGDLFWDNLSQGPSPTWTEEQYTPPLLRATGCSQPGLYPPEGLPPPEVLCRRKRRRPHLAGMQQGPGGIPARVRAVTYHLEDLRRRQRLINEQKKAQWGCSGAASEPLALADDRRRVPSATEYRGLEEERAAYLQEDGHPLTSGQPQLLWSPWSPLGQGGSCLPRRLGSLASYSAATASRKLLCKPWGMQVQSEE